A section of the Candidatus Krumholzibacteriia bacterium genome encodes:
- the pyrE gene encoding orotate phosphoribosyltransferase, with amino-acid sequence MKEEVILSALRETGAMLEGHFLLSSGLHSDRYFQCARLLARTDYAALCGRAIAEKLTDKPDLVISPAMGGIVIGHEVARTLGIPFLFTEREEGKMKLRRFDWPRGARVAIVEDVVTSGGSLIETAELVRHHGCEVMATAAIVDRSGDRSPDFGAPFLSLLQAEVKTWDEAQCPLCAAGSEAVKPGSRDLLERKG; translated from the coding sequence ATGAAAGAAGAAGTTATCCTCTCTGCCCTGCGGGAAACGGGGGCCATGCTCGAAGGACATTTCCTCCTGAGCAGCGGGCTTCATAGTGACCGTTACTTCCAGTGTGCCCGACTTCTGGCCCGCACCGACTATGCCGCACTTTGCGGCAGGGCGATCGCAGAGAAGCTGACCGATAAGCCGGATCTTGTCATCAGTCCCGCCATGGGCGGAATCGTGATCGGGCACGAAGTGGCTCGCACTCTCGGGATTCCCTTTCTCTTTACAGAAAGAGAGGAAGGGAAGATGAAGCTGCGTCGCTTTGACTGGCCCCGGGGAGCAAGGGTGGCCATTGTCGAGGATGTGGTGACCAGTGGGGGAAGCCTGATCGAGACGGCAGAACTGGTCCGCCATCACGGCTGCGAGGTGATGGCCACGGCCGCCATCGTGGATCGAAGTGGCGATCGTTCCCCGGACTTCGGCGCTCCCTTTCTTTCCCTCTTGCAGGCAGAAGTAAAAACCTGGGATGAGGCGCAGTGCCCGCTTTGTGCGGCCGGTTCGGAAGCCGTCAAGCCCGGCAGCCGGGACCTTCTGGAGCGTAAAGGATGA
- the pyrF gene encoding orotidine-5'-phosphate decarboxylase: MDLSQRLIVALDFPTADEARALADRLAPLSPGLKLGLELFTAEGPALAREIAARGELFLDLKYHDIPNTVAHAVSRACTLGASMMNLHMSGGEEMVRAAVKARDDAGPAKLIGVTILTSLDDRDLSQSWGVPLDASALALRMAEQARDWGLDGVVASAREAAAIRKACGDDFLIVTPGIRPAGADSGDQKRVLSPSEALRQGSSHLVVGRPIRNAEDPLLAARAILDDMAAVLA; the protein is encoded by the coding sequence ATGGACCTGTCGCAAAGACTGATCGTGGCCCTTGACTTTCCCACTGCCGACGAGGCCCGGGCCCTTGCCGACAGGCTCGCTCCCCTTTCGCCGGGACTGAAGCTGGGGCTGGAACTTTTCACGGCCGAAGGCCCGGCACTGGCCCGGGAGATTGCCGCCCGCGGAGAACTTTTCCTGGACCTCAAGTACCATGACATTCCCAATACGGTGGCCCATGCGGTGTCCCGGGCCTGCACTCTCGGTGCATCCATGATGAACCTTCACATGTCGGGCGGAGAAGAAATGGTGCGGGCCGCGGTGAAGGCTCGCGACGATGCCGGGCCCGCGAAGCTGATCGGCGTGACGATTCTGACCAGTCTGGATGACCGGGATCTATCGCAAAGCTGGGGTGTGCCGCTCGATGCTTCTGCCCTCGCTCTTCGCATGGCGGAACAGGCAAGGGACTGGGGGCTCGATGGCGTGGTGGCATCGGCCCGGGAAGCGGCGGCCATTCGAAAAGCCTGTGGCGATGATTTCCTGATTGTCACTCCTGGCATTCGCCCGGCGGGTGCAGACAGCGGAGACCAGAAGCGTGTCCTGAGTCCTTCGGAGGCTCTGCGTCAGGGAAGCAGCCATCTGGTTGTGGGTCGCCCGATACGGAATGCCGAAGATCCCCTGCTTGCTGCCCGAGCGATTTTGGATGACATGGCGGCAGTTCTCGCTTAG
- a CDS encoding dihydroorotate dehydrogenase: MRDLQTEAGGLKLRNPLIAASGCFGYGLDYDPLLPPETFGAIVTKTITPMLRAGNPVPRIRETASGILNSIGLENVGLERFLSDKLPALMERDLTLVVSISAGTVGEFADMAERLAKENQVAALELNLSCPNVAAHGRNFATDPEQVSEICRAVRPVFEGPVWVKLTPNVTDIVSVARAAEESGADAVTAINTLLGMDIDLATGKSPFANGVAGLSGPAILPVALAAVWRIRQALEIPVIGVGGIATSEDVRKFLHAGASAVQLGSSIFMDPRSPFRILDELSSRDDLA; this comes from the coding sequence ATGCGGGATCTTCAAACTGAAGCGGGCGGGCTGAAGCTTCGCAACCCCCTGATCGCAGCTTCCGGCTGCTTCGGATACGGTCTCGACTACGATCCCCTGCTTCCTCCCGAGACCTTTGGCGCCATCGTGACAAAGACCATCACTCCGATGCTCCGTGCCGGGAACCCCGTGCCCCGAATCCGGGAAACCGCTTCGGGTATCTTGAACTCCATCGGCTTGGAGAATGTGGGTCTGGAGAGGTTTCTCTCGGACAAACTCCCTGCTCTCATGGAAAGAGACCTGACTCTGGTGGTTTCCATTTCCGCAGGCACTGTCGGGGAATTCGCCGACATGGCAGAGCGTCTGGCCAAAGAGAATCAGGTGGCGGCTCTTGAACTGAATCTCAGTTGTCCCAATGTCGCAGCTCATGGTCGCAATTTCGCTACGGATCCGGAGCAGGTTTCGGAGATCTGCCGGGCCGTGCGACCCGTCTTTGAAGGCCCGGTCTGGGTGAAGCTTACACCGAATGTGACCGACATTGTTTCCGTGGCCCGTGCTGCGGAGGAGTCTGGAGCCGATGCTGTAACGGCCATCAACACACTTCTGGGAATGGACATTGATCTTGCGACCGGCAAAAGCCCCTTTGCCAACGGAGTCGCCGGTCTTTCCGGGCCGGCCATTCTGCCGGTGGCACTGGCCGCTGTCTGGAGAATCCGACAGGCGCTGGAGATTCCGGTCATCGGGGTCGGGGGAATTGCCACGAGCGAGGATGTTCGCAAGTTCCTCCATGCAGGAGCCAGTGCCGTACAACTGGGAAGCTCGATATTCATGGATCCCCGGAGCCCATTCCGAATTCTGGATGAACTTTCCTCCCGGGATGATCTTGCCTGA